In Spirobacillus cienkowskii, a genomic segment contains:
- a CDS encoding 4-hydroxyphenylpyruvate dioxygenase family protein → MRQERKSLGLINYHSIQYFTRDLRTCVNWHINKFGFDEIAKSSPELEKKHGMRSVVLRGPGQIGWIISEPIERGSTAGRYLNKHPDGIAFLNFRVKSIKKTTEFLVDKKASILYDIENHKSKNNGTWKEIAIATAVDDVNFRFIEEKKYDCFAPGYIWTNESARNNSNYLGLDLGIDHVTYNSRSMHALTEFFRYCLGFKNYWGIEFHTAHHNPELGTGSGLESIVMWDKESGIKFATNQPLSPFFNNSQIQIYIEDNHGSGIQHIALGTKNIINCVEKLKHKGISFLEPSNKYFEQLPVRMKKMKLLKIKESFSDIQKNNILLDGSNGKYLLQIFMKEQCVQFGKKDSGPFFYEIIQRAGDESFGEGNFKALFDSIEKQQIADHRQEMRDRLDSLC, encoded by the coding sequence ATGCGGCAAGAACGAAAATCACTTGGACTTATTAACTATCACTCAATTCAATATTTTACTAGAGATCTTAGAACTTGTGTAAATTGGCATATTAATAAATTTGGCTTTGATGAAATTGCTAAAAGTTCACCAGAACTCGAAAAAAAACACGGAATGCGTTCTGTAGTTTTGCGTGGACCTGGACAAATTGGTTGGATTATTTCAGAGCCAATTGAAAGAGGTTCTACAGCTGGAAGATATTTAAATAAACATCCAGATGGAATTGCATTTTTAAATTTTCGCGTTAAAAGTATAAAAAAAACTACTGAGTTTTTAGTTGATAAAAAAGCGTCAATTCTTTATGATATAGAAAATCATAAATCAAAAAATAATGGAACCTGGAAAGAAATTGCTATAGCAACTGCGGTTGATGATGTTAATTTTCGTTTTATTGAAGAAAAAAAATATGACTGTTTTGCGCCTGGTTATATTTGGACAAACGAATCGGCTAGAAACAACTCAAATTATTTAGGTCTTGATCTTGGAATAGATCATGTTACTTATAATTCAAGATCTATGCATGCACTTACTGAATTTTTTAGATATTGCCTTGGCTTTAAAAATTATTGGGGAATAGAGTTTCATACAGCGCATCATAATCCAGAATTGGGGACAGGCTCTGGCCTTGAAAGTATTGTGATGTGGGATAAAGAAAGCGGAATTAAATTTGCAACAAACCAACCATTATCACCTTTTTTTAATAACTCTCAAATTCAAATTTATATAGAAGATAATCATGGTTCTGGGATTCAACACATTGCTTTGGGAACAAAAAATATTATAAATTGTGTTGAAAAACTTAAACATAAAGGTATATCTTTTTTAGAACCATCTAATAAATACTTTGAGCAATTACCAGTAAGAATGAAAAAAATGAAATTACTAAAAATTAAAGAATCGTTTAGTGATATTCAAAAAAATAATATCTTGCTAGACGGATCGAATGGTAAATATTTATTGCAAATTTTTATGAAAGAGCAATGTGTGCAATTTGGAAAAAAAGATTCTGGACCTTTTTTTTATGAAATTATTCAAAGAGCGGGAGATGAAAGTTTTGGTGAAGGTAATTTTAAAGCACTATTTGATAGTATAGAAAAACAACAAATTGCTGATCACAGGCAAGAAATGCGTGATAGATTGGATTCTTTATGTTAA